From Caretta caretta isolate rCarCar2 chromosome 3, rCarCar1.hap1, whole genome shotgun sequence, a single genomic window includes:
- the LOC142071422 gene encoding zinc finger and SCAN domain-containing protein 29-like, whose product MQSSSAEVTMMESQNRKRAPAWTEREVRDLIAVWGEEPVLSELSSSFRNAKTFVKISQSMKDRGHNRDPKQCHVKLKELRQAYQKTREENGHSGSEPQTCRFYDELHAILGGSATTTPAVLFDSFNGDGGNTEAGFGDEEEDDDEEEVVDSSQQASGETGFSDSQELFLTLDLEPVPPEPTQGCFLDPAGGEGTSAACVSIITGSSPSQRLVKIRKKKKTHS is encoded by the exons atgcagagctcatcagcagaggtgactatgatggagtcccagaatcgcaaaagagctccagcatggactgaacgggaggtacgggatctgatcgctgtatggggagaggaacccgtgctatcagaactcagttccagttttcgaaatgccaaaacctttgtcaaaatctcccagagcatgaaggacagaggccataacagggacccgaagcagtgccacgtgaaacttaaggagctgaggcaagcctaccagaaaaccagagaggagaacggccactccgggtcagagccccaaacatgccgcttctatgatgagctgcatgccattttagggggttcagccaccactaccccagccgtgttgtttgactccttcaatggagatggaggcaacacggaagcaggttttggggacgaagaagaagatgatgatgaggaggaggttgtagatagctcacagcaagcaagtggagaaaccggtttttccgacagccaggaactgtttctcaccctggacctggagccagtaccccccgaacccacccaaggctgctttcTGGACCctgcaggcggagaagggacctccg ctgcatgtgtttcaattatcacaggatcttctccttcccagaggctagtgaagattagaaagaaaaaaaaaacgcactcgtga